In one Arachis duranensis cultivar V14167 chromosome 9, aradu.V14167.gnm2.J7QH, whole genome shotgun sequence genomic region, the following are encoded:
- the LOC107467055 gene encoding RHOMBOID-like protein 3, with translation MSSMGGRDLESGGTKNTSRAPPQAAAVSSSSSSYAYDPETHWTSWLVPMFVVANIAVFIVAMYINDCPKNNIGLQGNCVARFLGRFSFQPLRENPLLGPSSSTLRKMGGLEWDNVVNKHQAWRLVTCIWLHAGIIHLLANMLSLVFIGIRLEQQFGFVRIGIIYLVSGFGGSVLSTLFIRNNISVGASGALFGLLGAMLSELFTNWTIYSNKAMALITLLVIIVINLALGILPHVDNFAHIGGFLTGFLLGFILLPRPQFGWLEQRHLPAGVRLKSKYKAYQYVLWILSLLLLIAGLSIALVMLFRGENGYDHCHWCHYLTCVPTSKWKCNDT, from the exons ATGAGTAGTATGGGAGGGAGAGATCTTGAGAGCGGTGGAACCAAGAACACTTCTAGAGCTCCACCACAAGCAGCAgcagtttcttcttcttcttcttcatatgCTTATGATCCAGAAACTCATTGGACATCATGGCTTGTGCCCATGTTTGTGGTTGCAAATATTGCTGTTTTCATCGTTGCCATGTACATCAACGACTGCCCCAAGAACAACATAGGACTCCAGGGTAATTGTGTCGCCAGGTTCCTTGGCAGGTTCTCTTTTCAGCCTCTTAGGGAGAATCCACTGCTTGGCCCTTCTTCTTCAAC GTTGAGAAAGATGGGAGGTCTTGAGTGGGATAATGTTGTGAATAAGCATCAGGCATGGAGACTTGTCACTTGCATTTGGTTACATGCTGGAATTATTCATTTGCTAGCAAACATGTTGAGTCTGGTCTTCATTGGTATTCGGCTTGAGCAGCAATTTGGATTTG TGAGAATAGGAATCATATATCTAGTGTCTGGATTTGGGGGGAGTGTGCTGTCTACTCTGTTCATTAGAAACAACATCTCTGTTGGTGCATCTGGTGCTCTCTTTGGACTTCTTGGAGCAATGCTTTCGGAACTTTTCACAAACTGGACCATCTATTCAAATAAA GCAATGGCTCTGATCACACTTTTGGTCATCATTGTCATCAACCTTGCCCTTGGCATTTTGCCCCACGTTGATAATTTCGCTCACATCGGAGGATTCCTTACCGGATTCCTTCTCGGTTTCATTTTGCTGCCCCGTCCTCAGTTTGGTTGGTTAGAGCAGCGTCATCTTCCGGCCGGTGTTCGCCTCAAGTCCAAGTACAAGGCTTACCAGTATGTTCTATGGATACTCTCCCTTCTTCTCTTGATTGCCGG gttATCAATTGCATTGGTGATGCTATTTCGGGGTGAAAATGGATATGATCACTGCCATTGGTGCCACTACCTTACATGCGTTCCAACTTCTAAATGGAAATGCAATGACACTTAA
- the LOC107466887 gene encoding putative non-specific lipid-transfer protein 14, whose product MESYKAMIILLAVMLMSYVPFAPAVIDCPIVNQLFSACSIFITYGSPDPMPGTPCCDAMSGLNIIANANSGDNRQSVCRCLMGLIETYNPNATAIGTLPGLCGVSLGFTIDPNTNCGF is encoded by the coding sequence ATGGAAAGCTACAAAGCAATGATAATACTTTTGGCAGTGATGTTAATGTCATATGTCCCATTTGCACCCGCAGTCATAGATTGCCCAATAGTGAACCAGCTATTCTCAGCATGCTCCATATTCATCACATATGGCTCGCCAGACCCCATGCCAGGAACACCATGTTGTGATGCAATGTCTGGATTGAACATCATTGCTAATGCTAACTCTGGTGACAATAGGCAATCTGTTTGTAGGTGCTTAATGGGCCTCATTGAAACCTACAACCCAAATGCCACTGCTATTGGTACCTTACCGGGCCTCTGTGGTGTCTCTTTGGGCTTCACCATTGATCCTAACACAAACTGCGGTTTCTAA
- the LOC107466886 gene encoding LOW QUALITY PROTEIN: protein IQ-DOMAIN 23 (The sequence of the model RefSeq protein was modified relative to this genomic sequence to represent the inferred CDS: inserted 2 bases in 1 codon): protein MGFFRRLFGAKKKPTTQTPASKPPKRRWSFAKHXLRNHNPPPPPHAAAEVVRLTSAGAPPTTPTTTSRRNVSSAAVKIQSAFRGYLARRALRALKALVKLQALVRGHIVRKQTADMLRRMQTLVRLQAQARATRVFSHTNTTMHSFKPSLSHYYPVPEEYSTKFDGSSILKRCSSNANFRNSEWERGARFGSSWLERWMKERENRDDDEEKMSDKILEVDTWKPPLRSMKGKEEVCSRTADNSPQTLLSSSSSRRQGGPFTPTRSECSFHGYAGHPNYMSNTHSSRAKVRSQSAPRQRLDYDRYGYACSNNTLLHYHSHLRSKVSSSRFNRIGVTNLR from the exons ATGGGCTTCTTCCGCCGACTTTTTGGCGCCAAAAAGAAACCCACCACACAAACCCCTGCCTCCAAACCGCCCAAGAGAAGATGGAGCTTCGCCAAACA CCTCCGCAACCACAACCCCCCTCCTCCGCCCCACGCCGCCGCCGAGGTTGTTCGCCTCACCAGTGCCGGAGCTCCCCCAACTACTCCCACCACTACCAGCAGGCGGAACGTTTCCTCCGCCGCCGTTAAGATACAATCGGCGTTTCGTGGTTACTTG GCAAGGAGGGCATTGAGAGCGCTAAAAGCATTGGTGAAGTTGCAAGCATTGGTTAGGGGCCACATCGTGAGAAAGCAAACCGCAGATATGCTAAGGCGCATGCAAACATTGGTGCGACTCCAGGCCCAGGCACGTGCCACTCGCGTGTTCTCACATACTAATACCACTATGCACTCTTTCAAGCCTTCACTTTCCCATTATTACCCT GTCCCTGAAGAATATAGTACTAAATTTGATGGATCTTCTATTTTGAAG AGATGTAGTTCCAATGCGAACTTCAGGAACAGCGAGTGGGAGAGAGGGGCACGGTTTGGTTCGAGTTGGTTAGAGCGATGgatgaaagaaagagaaaacagaGACGACGATGAGGAGAAGATGAGTGACAAGATTCTGGAAGTAGACACATGGAAACCGCCACTAAGGTCAatgaaaggaaaagaagaagtatGTTCAAGAACCGCCGATAACAGCCCGCAAACATTATTGTCTTCGTCATCATCTAGGAGGCAGGGTGGACCCTTTACGCCCACAAGGAGCGAGTGCTCCTTCCATGGCTATGCAGGGCACCCCAACTACATGTCCAACACGCACTCTTCTAGAGCTAAGGTTAGATCGCAGAGTGCACCAAGACAGAGACTTGATTATGATAGATACGGATACGCTTGTTCCAATAATACTCTTCTTCACTATCATTCACATTTGAGGAGTAAAGTGTCAAGTAGTCGTTTCAATAGAATTGGGGTTACCAATTTAAGGTGA